The following proteins come from a genomic window of Candidatus Thorarchaeota archaeon:
- a CDS encoding M20/M25/M40 family metallo-hydrolase: EEWSRDPFALTVEKGKAYGRGVSDDKGNIVAAVSAAKELIANDTSKVNLKILISPNEEVGGEYGIDYLINGPPSIRSDFAVVVDSGPEYVSIGASGVVAGVITIKGKQGHAGYPFMFRNAIHLSLPFLDEIMRFSDARQNVESMVPAPPESPHRNLWGRFSITMYHAGTKANVIPGKAEVCFDLRLIPEEKADDIINEFELFFESVKEETFVDADLEIKHKIDGWSTDPQHPMVTSFHAAAKEVVSPDIALCGELGGNDGTYFRKVGIPTVCYGVIARDCNFHGIDEFMRLSDFGKVKNLLIRFAETGA, translated from the coding sequence AGAAGAGTGGAGTAGAGATCCCTTTGCTCTAACTGTTGAGAAGGGAAAGGCATATGGTAGGGGCGTCAGTGATGACAAAGGTAACATTGTGGCTGCTGTAAGTGCCGCAAAAGAGCTTATAGCAAATGACACTTCAAAAGTGAATCTCAAAATACTTATTTCGCCAAATGAGGAGGTCGGTGGCGAATATGGGATTGACTATTTAATCAATGGCCCGCCAAGCATTCGTAGTGATTTTGCGGTAGTTGTAGACAGTGGTCCAGAATATGTTAGTATAGGCGCCAGTGGTGTAGTTGCAGGAGTAATCACCATTAAGGGTAAACAAGGCCATGCTGGTTATCCCTTTATGTTCAGAAATGCTATACATCTTTCATTACCTTTTCTGGATGAAATAATGCGGTTCTCTGATGCAAGACAAAATGTTGAATCCATGGTTCCTGCTCCCCCGGAGTCACCGCATCGAAATCTCTGGGGCCGTTTCAGTATAACCATGTATCACGCAGGAACAAAAGCCAACGTGATTCCTGGTAAGGCCGAGGTTTGCTTCGATCTGCGCTTGATTCCAGAAGAGAAAGCAGATGATATCATTAATGAGTTTGAGTTGTTCTTCGAGAGTGTAAAAGAAGAGACTTTCGTTGATGCTGATTTGGAAATCAAGCACAAGATTGACGGATGGTCAACGGATCCACAACATCCGATGGTTACCTCTTTCCATGCTGCTGCAAAGGAAGTAGTATCTCCAGATATTGCACTTTGTGGCGAACTTGGTGGAAATGACGGAACTTACTTCAGGAAGGTTGGCATACCTACTGTTTGTTATGGTGTGATTGCTCGAGACTGTAATTTCCATGGAATTGATGAATTCATGCGGTTGTCTGATTTTGGTAAAGTGAAAAACCTGCTTATCCGATTTGCGGAGACTGGTGCCTGA
- a CDS encoding XTP/dITP diphosphatase codes for MLKDNPPLILVTQNEHKLKELTPLFKQYDVSFETSPIEKTEVRSQSVEVIAKKAAQIAYDSLGHPVVLDDTGFYIEHLNGFPGAYAAYVLDTIGTTGILKLMEDATDRTARFITGVGYYDSCQSKTFEGVMTGQIGYEEAGAGGFGYDPIFKPEGFEKTYAELDFSEKVEISHRTRAFKKFLEWYTT; via the coding sequence ATGTTAAAGGATAACCCTCCTCTCATACTGGTTACGCAAAACGAGCATAAACTCAAGGAACTTACTCCACTATTCAAGCAATATGATGTGAGTTTCGAAACCTCCCCAATAGAGAAAACAGAAGTTCGCTCTCAGAGTGTTGAAGTTATTGCTAAGAAAGCTGCTCAAATCGCGTATGACTCACTAGGACATCCAGTAGTTCTAGATGATACAGGGTTCTACATTGAGCATCTCAATGGCTTTCCAGGAGCTTATGCAGCCTATGTCCTCGACACAATCGGTACTACAGGGATTCTCAAACTCATGGAAGATGCTACTGACAGAACGGCACGATTCATTACGGGTGTTGGATATTACGATAGTTGTCAATCCAAAACCTTCGAAGGGGTTATGACGGGTCAAATAGGCTATGAAGAAGCAGGAGCGGGCGGCTTTGGATACGATCCTATTTTCAAGCCTGAAGGTTTTGAGAAAACGTATGCTGAGCTTGACTTTTCCGAAAAAGTAGAAATTTCTCATCGTACCCGTGCTTTCAAGAAATTCCTGGAATGGTATACAACTTAA
- a CDS encoding LLM class flavin-dependent oxidoreductase, which translates to MTLLSDLEIGAPGPFLPPWKSVEKNARLIDSLGYDSMAFPDHFAGFVPDSIWTPDVTPLALIQQSPHTYFELGSIMSACAVVTERVKLISAVTEPIRRHPCLLAQMFLTLDHISQGRTIMGIGAGEVENIEPYGLSYSAQVGKLREALEIIHMIWETHKPITFEGRFWNLKDAVMSLRPAREGHPPPIWIGAHGPKMLELTAEFGDGWIPTLLKPHDYGERLRTIESHRDRMDKQGDFTPALWSWCILDEEPTVCEEMMDTPLAKAFALLYPASEWKKRGYSHPLGDDFYSLRDYIPQELDRETALRAIEQVPMDILKEFYLYGSAEDIISALEDYQEQGLEHIILWNSTGMFDLERTKNSYSILKEVLSYVKG; encoded by the coding sequence ATGACCCTCCTTTCAGATCTAGAAATTGGAGCTCCGGGTCCCTTTCTTCCTCCATGGAAGAGTGTTGAGAAAAATGCCCGATTAATCGATTCGCTGGGTTATGATAGCATGGCATTCCCAGACCATTTTGCTGGATTTGTACCTGATAGCATATGGACGCCCGACGTTACTCCCTTGGCTCTCATTCAGCAATCCCCTCATACCTACTTCGAGCTGGGGAGTATAATGTCAGCCTGTGCTGTCGTAACCGAGAGAGTCAAACTGATTTCTGCTGTTACAGAACCGATTCGACGACATCCCTGTTTGCTAGCTCAGATGTTCTTGACACTGGACCATATTAGCCAAGGTCGGACCATTATGGGCATTGGTGCAGGGGAGGTTGAGAATATCGAGCCCTACGGCCTATCGTACTCAGCTCAAGTTGGGAAACTTCGAGAAGCACTAGAAATCATTCACATGATTTGGGAAACTCACAAACCTATCACCTTTGAGGGTCGTTTCTGGAACCTGAAGGATGCAGTGATGTCTTTGAGACCAGCTAGAGAAGGTCACCCACCGCCAATTTGGATTGGGGCGCATGGACCAAAGATGCTTGAGTTAACCGCCGAATTTGGGGATGGCTGGATCCCTACTCTGCTCAAACCCCACGATTATGGCGAGCGGTTAAGAACTATCGAGAGTCACAGGGATCGAATGGACAAACAGGGAGATTTTACACCAGCTTTGTGGAGCTGGTGCATCCTCGATGAGGAACCAACGGTTTGTGAAGAGATGATGGATACTCCATTGGCCAAAGCGTTTGCTCTTCTGTATCCTGCGTCTGAGTGGAAGAAGCGTGGATATTCTCATCCCTTGGGTGACGATTTCTACTCTTTGCGGGATTATATACCTCAAGAACTGGATCGAGAAACCGCACTGAGGGCAATTGAACAAGTTCCAATGGACATCCTCAAGGAGTTTTATCTATATGGCTCAGCTGAGGATATCATATCTGCGCTCGAAGACTATCAGGAACAAGGACTTGAGCACATCATCCTCTGGAATTCTACGGGGATGTTTGATTTAGAACGCACCAAAAACTCTTACAGTATATTGAAGGAAGTTTTGTCCTATGTTAAAGGATAA